Proteins from one Paenibacillus sp. J23TS9 genomic window:
- the fni gene encoding type 2 isopentenyl-diphosphate Delta-isomerase, whose amino-acid sequence MNGKPADNRSLLPEVPTGERKIEHVRLCLNEEVGSVGVTSGLEKYRFRHNALPETDFNEISLETSFLGMPVRTPLLISSMTGGSKATGAINERLAAAAEERGWAIGVGSVRAAVEKAELAPTFHVRRHAPTVPVIANLGAVQLNYGFGADECRRAVDIAGADLLVLHLNGLQELFQPEGNTNFSGLLSRIEQVCQQVHVPVGVKEVGWGIDGETAARLFSAGVDFVDVAGAGGTSWSQVEKFRSKDAVRRAAAEAFAGWGIPTAECITEVRKVSHKAGLIGSGGLTNGVDAAKVLALGADLAGYGRSVLGPAVESEDSLHAALAQVEFELRTAMFGIGAGDIAALRGTTRLVRSMS is encoded by the coding sequence ATGAATGGAAAACCTGCAGATAACCGGTCGCTGCTGCCTGAAGTGCCAACGGGTGAACGGAAAATAGAACATGTACGGCTATGTCTGAACGAAGAGGTAGGGAGCGTAGGGGTTACATCTGGACTGGAAAAATACCGCTTCCGCCATAATGCGCTGCCTGAGACGGATTTTAACGAAATCTCTCTGGAAACATCTTTTTTGGGGATGCCGGTACGCACCCCTCTGCTGATCAGTTCGATGACTGGAGGCAGTAAAGCTACCGGGGCCATCAATGAACGGCTCGCAGCTGCGGCCGAAGAACGGGGCTGGGCAATCGGTGTCGGCTCGGTGCGGGCTGCCGTGGAAAAGGCGGAGCTTGCCCCGACGTTCCATGTGCGGAGACACGCTCCTACCGTGCCGGTCATTGCGAATTTGGGCGCGGTTCAGCTCAACTACGGCTTTGGTGCGGATGAATGCCGCCGTGCCGTTGATATTGCAGGTGCGGATCTGCTGGTGCTCCACTTGAATGGACTGCAGGAGCTGTTCCAGCCGGAAGGTAATACGAATTTCAGCGGCCTTTTATCCCGAATCGAACAAGTATGTCAGCAGGTACATGTCCCCGTTGGCGTCAAGGAGGTCGGTTGGGGAATCGATGGAGAGACAGCGGCGAGGCTGTTTAGCGCCGGCGTCGACTTTGTGGATGTGGCCGGTGCCGGGGGCACCTCATGGAGCCAGGTCGAAAAATTCCGCAGCAAAGACGCGGTTCGCCGCGCGGCAGCGGAGGCTTTTGCCGGCTGGGGTATTCCTACAGCCGAGTGTATCACCGAGGTGCGGAAGGTATCGCATAAAGCGGGACTCATCGGCAGCGGCGGTTTGACAAACGGGGTCGACGCCGCCAAAGTACTGGCGCTGGGAGCGGACCTGGCGGGATATGGCCGCAGTGTGCTCGGTCCTGCGGTGGAGTCGGAGGACTCGCTGCATGCGGCTCTCGCCCAGGTGGAATTTGAGCTTCGTACGGCAATGTTTGGAATCGGGGCAGGCGATATCGCTGCGCTTCGGGGAACGACAAGGCTGGTAAGGAGCATGTCATAG
- a CDS encoding NAD(P)/FAD-dependent oxidoreductase, whose amino-acid sequence MTHQAVIIGAGLGGLSCAITLASKGWKVTVLERQHTPGGKLQRIQQGGYTFDRGPSTITMPHVFRGVFEQGGAKMEDYVSLYELEPRSRSIFTDGSVVDMTRDVEKMKDQISTFSPSDALQYENFLRESAELYQLSEEHFLNRLLLNWRDKASPSMLRSLLRVRPMTSLKSLLSRYFSHPNTLAMIGRYSTYVGSSPHQAPSIFAMLGHVEAEMGVYGVRGGTYSIVEGMVKLAKELGVELVTDTEVKHIVVKGGRAAGVETNSGYYNANTVISNGDVLTVNRTLLDEDDRPSMRNEKISSYEPSLSGFVMLAGVPRQYNRLLHHTVFFPEQYGREFQEIFMDKQPPEHPALYVCHSGYSESGMAPDGCSNLFILANAPYLSPLTNWNRETEAYGEKVLADLKSYGLTDIDQNHVLLHYTPQDIANDTLAYKGAIYGISANSIRQTFFRPGNRSKDVKGLWFVGGATHPGGGTPIVSLSGRLVGEYIDSHKV is encoded by the coding sequence ATGACACATCAGGCTGTTATTATCGGAGCGGGCCTCGGCGGCTTATCCTGCGCAATCACACTCGCTTCCAAAGGCTGGAAGGTTACAGTGCTGGAACGCCAACATACACCAGGCGGGAAGCTGCAGCGTATCCAGCAGGGAGGATACACATTTGACCGCGGGCCGAGTACGATTACCATGCCCCATGTTTTTCGCGGCGTCTTTGAGCAGGGTGGCGCCAAAATGGAGGACTATGTCAGTCTTTACGAATTGGAGCCGCGCTCCAGAAGTATTTTTACAGACGGCTCGGTGGTGGATATGACCCGGGATGTAGAAAAGATGAAAGATCAAATATCAACATTCAGCCCTTCCGATGCCCTGCAATATGAGAATTTCCTTCGGGAATCGGCTGAGCTGTATCAACTTTCGGAAGAGCATTTCTTAAACCGTCTGCTGCTGAATTGGCGGGACAAGGCGAGCCCGTCCATGCTGCGCAGCCTATTGAGAGTGAGGCCGATGACCTCCCTGAAATCTCTGCTGTCTCGCTATTTTAGTCATCCGAACACGCTGGCGATGATAGGAAGATATTCGACCTATGTCGGATCATCCCCCCATCAGGCTCCATCCATATTTGCCATGCTTGGTCATGTGGAAGCGGAAATGGGCGTTTATGGCGTTCGCGGGGGAACGTACTCTATCGTGGAAGGTATGGTTAAGCTCGCTAAGGAGCTTGGCGTTGAGCTGGTTACCGATACGGAAGTGAAACACATCGTGGTCAAGGGCGGCAGAGCGGCTGGCGTGGAAACCAATAGCGGATATTATAATGCGAATACGGTGATTTCGAATGGAGATGTGCTCACGGTGAATCGGACACTGCTGGATGAAGATGACCGCCCCTCCATGCGTAATGAGAAAATCAGCAGCTATGAGCCGTCTCTTTCAGGCTTTGTCATGCTTGCAGGAGTACCGCGCCAGTATAACAGGCTGCTGCATCACACCGTCTTTTTTCCGGAACAATATGGTCGTGAATTCCAAGAGATTTTCATGGACAAGCAGCCTCCCGAGCATCCTGCATTGTATGTTTGCCATTCGGGATATTCTGAATCGGGTATGGCTCCGGATGGCTGCAGCAACCTGTTTATTTTAGCCAATGCACCTTACCTCAGCCCGCTGACGAACTGGAACCGAGAGACGGAAGCTTATGGCGAAAAGGTGCTTGCTGATCTGAAAAGCTACGGTCTGACCGACATCGATCAGAATCATGTGCTGCTTCACTATACGCCGCAGGATATTGCAAATGATACGCTGGCTTACAAGGGGGCCATTTACGGCATATCCGCGAATTCGATCAGGCAGACCTTTTTCCGCCCGGGCAACCGGAGCAAGGATGTTAAAGGGCTATGGTTTGTGGGGGGCGCGACGCATCCGGGCGGAGGAACACCGATCGTGTCGTTGTCTGGCAGACTTGTAGGTGAATATATCGACTCACATAAGGTATAA
- a CDS encoding MerR family transcriptional regulator, which yields MYSIKQVSEMLEIPTVTLRAWENRYGAVNPTRTESGYRVYSSENIEDLKWLKEQVEDKHMSISQAVLLLKEYRKEKRQVHAFSEPPVGSSKEAFTKMSDQIYRTLYQFQGERANGLIDFGFSMYGYDSMFYHVLVPVLIRVGDAWESGRATVAQEHFMTTLISQRFYQFFHMFPIYPKLPKVLSFCPEGEHHQVGLMLFSLFLRKNGVEVLYLGANTPLDGVLDMIGEQHVQLICISTMSSELVPETDAFVSLIARRYPDVNFILGGKGYESTAQPMHPDWVMKEPADKWQDWFEKSPYFR from the coding sequence GTGTATTCCATTAAACAGGTTTCCGAAATGCTGGAAATTCCGACAGTGACCCTGAGGGCGTGGGAAAACCGGTATGGGGCGGTTAATCCAACGCGTACGGAATCAGGGTACCGGGTATACAGCAGTGAGAATATTGAAGATCTGAAGTGGCTCAAGGAGCAGGTAGAAGACAAGCATATGAGCATTTCTCAAGCTGTTTTATTACTGAAGGAGTACAGGAAAGAGAAGCGGCAGGTTCATGCCTTCTCCGAGCCGCCTGTCGGCAGCTCCAAGGAAGCTTTTACGAAAATGTCGGATCAGATTTACCGTACGCTATATCAGTTCCAGGGCGAGCGGGCCAATGGATTGATTGACTTTGGCTTTTCGATGTACGGCTATGACTCGATGTTTTATCATGTGCTGGTTCCTGTGCTGATCCGTGTAGGGGACGCATGGGAATCAGGGAGAGCAACCGTGGCGCAGGAGCATTTTATGACGACGCTGATCTCGCAGCGGTTTTATCAGTTTTTCCACATGTTTCCGATCTACCCGAAGCTTCCAAAAGTGCTGTCATTTTGTCCGGAGGGAGAGCATCATCAGGTTGGTTTGATGTTGTTCTCGTTGTTTCTGCGCAAAAACGGCGTGGAGGTGTTGTACCTTGGAGCCAATACGCCGCTTGATGGGGTGCTGGATATGATCGGAGAGCAGCATGTCCAACTGATCTGCATTTCGACGATGAGCAGTGAGCTCGTTCCGGAGACGGATGCGTTTGTATCGCTGATTGCCAGACGGTATCCGGATGTGAATTTTATTCTTGGCGGTAAAGGTTATGAAAGCACGGCACAGCCGATGCACCCGGATTGGGTAATGAAGGAGCCTGCGGATAAGTGGCAGGATTGGTTTGAGAAAAGCCCGTATTTCCGTTGA
- a CDS encoding Nramp family divalent metal transporter — protein MNASEESRLASTSRGWRKRNDTPSLPEVHQSMKVPLKAGFFRKLLAFAGPGYLVAVGYMDPGNWASDLAGGAMFNYSLLSVIMISNLMAILLQSLSARLGIATGRDLAQACRDHYSKPVSMGLWVLCELAIAACDLAEVIGTAIALQLLFGIPLLYGVLITSVDVILVLMLQNKGFRHIEVMVISFIAIIILCFGVELFLSQPDMAGVMGGFVPTTDIVTNPEMLYIALAMLGATVMPHNLYLHSSIVQTRKIDQSVAGKKSAIRFATIDSTVALTIALFVNAAILILAASAFYSTGHTEVAEIQDAYHLLTPLLGTGMASILFAVALLASGQNSTLTGTLAGQIVMEGFLNLRLKPWIRRLITRLIAIIPAVIVIGLYGEGSTGQLLIFSQVVLSLQLSFAVFPLVKFTSDPVKMGPFIAPQWVRVLARIVAVIIAALNIYLLYGTFF, from the coding sequence ATGAATGCCAGTGAAGAAAGCAGATTAGCTTCCACCAGCCGCGGCTGGCGGAAGCGAAATGATACTCCAAGCCTGCCGGAAGTCCATCAATCCATGAAAGTCCCGCTGAAGGCCGGCTTTTTCCGTAAGCTACTAGCCTTTGCCGGACCCGGCTATCTGGTTGCGGTTGGTTACATGGATCCGGGGAACTGGGCATCCGATCTGGCCGGGGGCGCCATGTTCAATTACTCACTCTTATCCGTTATCATGATTTCCAACCTCATGGCCATTCTGCTGCAGTCTCTATCTGCCCGCCTTGGCATCGCCACCGGCCGTGATCTCGCTCAAGCCTGCCGCGACCATTACAGCAAACCCGTCAGCATGGGTCTGTGGGTGTTGTGCGAGCTCGCCATCGCCGCTTGCGATCTTGCGGAAGTCATCGGAACCGCCATCGCGCTCCAGCTTCTATTCGGCATTCCTCTGCTATATGGTGTACTGATCACATCCGTTGATGTCATTCTTGTACTTATGCTGCAGAATAAGGGCTTCCGGCATATCGAGGTCATGGTCATCTCTTTTATCGCGATTATCATCCTATGTTTCGGCGTAGAGCTCTTCTTGTCCCAGCCGGATATGGCAGGTGTAATGGGTGGTTTCGTACCTACGACAGATATCGTTACCAATCCAGAGATGCTGTATATTGCCCTCGCAATGCTCGGCGCAACCGTGATGCCGCATAATCTGTACCTGCATTCCTCGATCGTCCAGACCCGCAAAATCGATCAAAGCGTAGCAGGCAAAAAATCCGCAATCCGCTTTGCCACCATTGATTCGACCGTTGCTCTGACCATCGCGCTGTTCGTAAATGCCGCTATTCTGATCTTGGCTGCATCTGCCTTTTATTCTACGGGGCATACTGAAGTAGCAGAGATTCAGGACGCATACCATCTGCTGACCCCGCTTCTCGGCACGGGCATGGCCAGTATCCTGTTTGCCGTTGCGCTGCTGGCTTCAGGTCAAAACTCCACCCTAACCGGTACGCTAGCCGGGCAAATCGTGATGGAGGGCTTTCTCAATCTCCGATTGAAGCCATGGATTCGGCGGCTGATTACACGACTGATTGCCATCATTCCCGCGGTCATCGTTATTGGATTGTATGGTGAAGGCTCCACCGGCCAGCTGCTCATCTTCAGCCAGGTCGTCCTTTCCCTCCAGCTGTCCTTTGCGGTCTTCCCGCTTGTTAAATTCACTTCGGATCCGGTTAAAATGGGACCGTTTATCGCTCCCCAATGGGTTCGTGTGCTTGCCAGAATTGTCGCGGTCATCATCGCCGCTTTAAATATATATCTGCTGTACGGCACCTTTTTCTAA
- a CDS encoding phospholipase D family protein, translating into MGQDTDQQSGYYRAAAASEADPVSKPKPRKRRKRRWVFSVLALLVLWLAGVIVYQTHKPLPPGISYESPLYHVKQVRFLHDLTYPDPSGRVVNEQQILQRIDEIVDNSRKFLVIDLFLFNNYTHKGQEFPKISQGLADKLVQHKKTYPDMDIVFITDDVNTNYGSAPNLLLEQMKSAGIRVIVTNVDPLRDSNPIYSSVWRTFFQWFGQSGKGWLPNLMASDGPKMTVRSYLKLVNVKANHRKVVVSENTALVSSGNVHDASAYHSNVAFEVQGPIIKDILASEQAAADLSNGGQLPQYIPQENAKIKANDGPIGVRYLTEGKVYKYVLQEIDATKKGDTLWMGMFYIADEKVMNALLSAADRGVEIKLLLDPNENAFGQEKIGIPNRPVAAELTKRSKKRIAIRWYHTTQEQFHTKMMYIHKPDAQSIILGGSTNMTPRNLDNYNLENDLWVSVPSGAALDLQMESYFDRLWNNKGGSFSLDLSAYQKKSTWFKDILFRIQKALGFTTF; encoded by the coding sequence ATGGGACAAGATACGGATCAACAGAGCGGATATTATAGAGCCGCAGCAGCTTCAGAAGCAGACCCAGTCAGCAAACCCAAACCACGAAAGCGCCGCAAACGCCGCTGGGTATTCAGCGTCCTGGCCCTGCTGGTTCTCTGGCTGGCGGGTGTTATTGTCTATCAGACGCATAAGCCCCTTCCTCCGGGTATTTCCTATGAAAGTCCGCTCTACCATGTAAAACAGGTCCGTTTTCTGCATGATTTAACCTACCCGGACCCAAGCGGAAGGGTCGTCAATGAGCAGCAGATTCTCCAAAGAATCGACGAAATCGTGGACAATTCACGCAAATTTCTCGTTATAGACCTGTTCCTTTTTAATAATTACACCCACAAGGGGCAAGAGTTCCCCAAGATCAGCCAAGGGCTGGCGGACAAGCTGGTTCAGCATAAAAAGACCTATCCCGATATGGATATCGTCTTTATTACCGATGATGTGAACACCAATTACGGCTCGGCCCCCAATCTGCTGCTGGAGCAGATGAAGTCCGCGGGAATCCGGGTCATTGTGACGAATGTGGATCCGCTCCGTGACTCCAATCCGATCTATTCCTCGGTGTGGCGCACATTTTTCCAGTGGTTCGGCCAATCGGGCAAAGGCTGGCTCCCGAATCTGATGGCAAGCGACGGACCCAAGATGACTGTCCGCTCTTACCTGAAGCTCGTCAATGTGAAGGCTAATCACCGGAAGGTCGTCGTCAGCGAGAACACGGCTCTGGTCTCCTCCGGCAATGTTCATGACGCCAGTGCCTATCACTCCAATGTCGCTTTTGAGGTTCAGGGACCGATTATCAAGGATATTCTGGCCTCCGAGCAAGCTGCGGCCGATCTGTCCAACGGCGGTCAGCTTCCGCAGTACATTCCGCAAGAGAATGCTAAAATAAAAGCAAATGATGGCCCGATCGGTGTGCGCTATCTGACTGAGGGAAAAGTGTATAAATACGTGCTCCAAGAGATTGACGCTACCAAAAAAGGCGATACGCTCTGGATGGGCATGTTCTACATTGCCGATGAAAAGGTGATGAATGCACTGCTGTCCGCAGCGGATCGCGGCGTAGAGATAAAGCTGCTGCTGGATCCGAATGAAAATGCGTTCGGACAGGAGAAAATCGGTATTCCTAACCGGCCGGTTGCTGCCGAGCTGACAAAACGCTCAAAAAAACGCATCGCAATCCGGTGGTATCATACAACACAGGAACAGTTCCACACGAAAATGATGTATATCCATAAACCGGACGCGCAGTCCATTATCCTGGGTGGCTCCACCAATATGACTCCACGTAATCTCGACAACTACAATCTCGAGAATGACCTGTGGGTGTCGGTCCCTTCAGGAGCAGCACTTGATCTTCAGATGGAGAGCTATTTCGACCGTTTATGGAACAATAAGGGCGGCTCCTTCAGCTTGGACTTAAGCGCCTACCAGAAGAAATCCACTTGGTTCAAAGACATCCTGTTCCGCATTCAGAAAGCGCTTGGTTTCACGACCTTCTAA
- a CDS encoding ABC transporter ATP-binding protein, producing the protein MTLLQTEALTLSYGDTEIIKDLNLHVPEGKVTVLIGSNGCGKSTLLRSLARLLRPKSGSVLLDGKEIHRTSTKEVARSMAILPQGPTAPEGLTVLQLVKQGRYPHQSWLKQWSAEDERLVHEALAMTGLSDLAERTVDSLSGGQRQRAWIAMTLAQNTDLILLDEPTTYLDLSHQIEVLDLLYELNREQGRTIVMVLHDLNLACRYADHMIAVKDQGVHCAGAPEDVLTPQMVKEVFCMDCMIAEDPIFGTPMCVPHGKGRICGERCQLKAVCEK; encoded by the coding sequence ATGACCCTTTTGCAAACCGAGGCACTGACGCTCAGTTACGGAGATACGGAGATAATTAAGGACCTCAATCTTCATGTCCCAGAAGGCAAAGTGACCGTGCTGATCGGCAGCAACGGCTGCGGCAAATCAACCTTGCTGCGTTCGCTGGCGCGCCTGCTCAGACCCAAGAGCGGATCTGTGCTTCTGGACGGTAAAGAAATACACCGCACTTCAACCAAAGAGGTTGCACGCAGTATGGCCATTTTGCCGCAGGGTCCTACAGCGCCTGAGGGGCTGACAGTGCTCCAGCTGGTGAAGCAGGGGCGGTACCCTCATCAATCCTGGCTCAAGCAATGGAGCGCAGAGGATGAACGGCTGGTCCACGAAGCACTGGCGATGACAGGACTGTCCGATCTCGCGGAACGTACAGTGGATTCTCTTTCGGGCGGACAACGTCAGCGGGCATGGATTGCCATGACGCTTGCCCAGAATACGGATCTGATTTTGCTGGACGAACCGACGACCTATCTCGATCTCAGCCACCAGATTGAAGTTCTGGATCTCTTGTATGAACTGAATCGCGAGCAGGGACGTACCATTGTCATGGTACTGCATGATCTGAATCTGGCCTGCCGCTATGCGGATCATATGATTGCGGTCAAGGACCAGGGAGTGCACTGCGCCGGAGCTCCGGAAGATGTGCTGACTCCTCAGATGGTTAAGGAAGTATTCTGTATGGACTGCATGATCGCAGAGGATCCGATCTTTGGCACTCCGATGTGCGTTCCGCACGGTAAAGGCCGTATATGCGGAGAACGCTGTCAGTTGAAGGCCGTATGTGAGAAATAA
- the cls gene encoding cardiolipin synthase, which produces MRRGIQAVIVAALLFAFYYFGFGVFGKTAGTIVSIFSTLTVVSLGFMIFMENRNPSSTMAWILLLALVPVVGLFFYFLFGQNYFKRRKFNKKAEQDMKTYERLEEGSVRVHPDLSGFNPMQQQLLRLSQRLARTPISFSSETKILTNGKETFSTLLQELQKAKHHIHMEYYIYRADDIGTRIQRILIEKAIAGVHVRFMYDAWGSMQLPKSFLREMSEAGVQVVAYGSSKAFFLSRVNYRNHRKIVVVDGNVGFIGGLNVGDEYLSRSSAYGFWRDTHMSVKGEAVRTLQIIFLQDWHYMTGEQVLEAEYLSPLLSEENSGAVQIIPSGPDNDRRALKNIFFSMITSAQKSVWLATPYFIPDDDILTSLRVAAMSGLDVRILFPSKPDKWLPFLASHSYFPALLDVGVKIYEYEKGFLHSKLLIIDGEVATIGTANMDMRSFHLNFEVNALLVQTESVQRIVSDFERDLKSTTQIVPDTFMKKRIYERFLESLARLMSPLL; this is translated from the coding sequence ATGAGAAGGGGAATACAGGCTGTCATTGTTGCCGCGTTATTATTTGCTTTTTATTATTTCGGGTTTGGTGTCTTCGGCAAGACGGCGGGTACCATCGTCAGTATTTTCTCCACCCTGACGGTCGTATCGCTCGGATTTATGATTTTTATGGAGAACAGGAATCCTTCCTCAACCATGGCTTGGATTCTGCTGCTTGCACTCGTGCCGGTCGTCGGACTGTTTTTTTATTTTTTGTTCGGTCAAAATTACTTCAAACGCCGCAAATTCAACAAGAAGGCTGAGCAGGACATGAAGACATATGAGAGACTGGAAGAGGGAAGCGTGCGCGTCCATCCCGATCTTTCGGGATTCAACCCGATGCAGCAGCAGCTGCTCCGTCTGTCGCAGAGGCTGGCACGGACTCCGATATCCTTTTCGAGCGAAACCAAGATTCTGACGAATGGAAAAGAAACCTTTTCCACCCTGCTGCAGGAGCTGCAGAAGGCCAAGCATCATATCCATATGGAGTACTACATTTACCGTGCCGATGATATTGGGACCCGGATTCAGCGGATATTGATTGAAAAGGCCATAGCGGGTGTTCATGTGCGCTTTATGTACGATGCCTGGGGCAGTATGCAGCTGCCGAAATCATTTCTGCGCGAGATGTCAGAGGCTGGGGTGCAGGTAGTGGCTTACGGAAGCTCGAAGGCGTTCTTCCTCTCGAGAGTGAATTACCGGAATCACCGCAAGATTGTTGTCGTTGACGGCAATGTCGGCTTTATCGGCGGCCTGAATGTGGGAGATGAATATTTGAGCCGCAGCTCCGCATACGGATTCTGGCGCGACACGCATATGTCCGTCAAAGGCGAGGCCGTGAGAACGCTGCAGATCATTTTCCTTCAGGACTGGCATTACATGACGGGCGAGCAGGTGCTTGAGGCGGAATACCTGTCACCGCTCCTGTCCGAGGAGAACAGCGGGGCCGTGCAAATTATACCAAGCGGGCCCGACAATGACCGTCGCGCGCTTAAAAATATTTTTTTCTCCATGATTACCTCCGCACAAAAATCAGTGTGGCTGGCTACGCCGTATTTCATACCGGATGATGATATTCTTACCTCCCTGCGGGTTGCGGCCATGTCGGGCCTGGATGTACGCATCCTGTTCCCGTCCAAACCGGATAAATGGCTGCCCTTTCTGGCGTCGCATTCTTATTTCCCGGCGCTGCTGGATGTCGGAGTCAAGATTTATGAATATGAAAAGGGCTTTCTGCATTCCAAGCTGCTGATCATCGACGGGGAAGTGGCTACGATCGGTACGGCGAACATGGACATGCGCAGCTTTCACCTGAATTTTGAGGTTAATGCGCTGCTGGTTCAGACGGAAAGCGTTCAGCGTATCGTGTCAGATTTTGAGCGAGATCTGAAATCGACCACGCAGATTGTTCCTGACACATTTATGAAAAAAAGAATCTACGAGCGCTTTCTGGAGTCACTCGCACGGCTGATGTCCCCGCTTTTGTAA
- a CDS encoding TetR/AcrR family transcriptional regulator, with protein sequence MNAKRMLLDTALAHFAQEGYEGASLQKIAEDVGIKKPSIYAHFKGKDDLFLSTLKNALKEEKRRITRYFISRKDQPLENRLSELLEFLQEEYTRSNESKFVLRMAFFPPSSLYDEVMELIYPFLDSMERRVVQLMEQSKRDGTVHIVPSEDAALAYMTLTDGILVEMVYGGLPGAQRRLKASWPIYWAGIQASDARKGL encoded by the coding sequence ATGAATGCAAAACGCATGCTTTTGGATACCGCGCTTGCTCATTTTGCCCAGGAAGGTTATGAAGGAGCTTCCCTGCAGAAAATAGCGGAAGACGTAGGGATCAAGAAGCCTTCCATATACGCCCACTTCAAGGGAAAAGATGATCTGTTTCTTAGTACGCTGAAAAATGCGCTCAAGGAGGAAAAACGGCGGATCACCCGCTACTTTATCAGCCGGAAAGACCAGCCGCTGGAAAATCGCTTGTCCGAGCTGCTGGAGTTTCTGCAAGAGGAGTATACCCGCAGCAACGAAAGCAAGTTCGTGCTGCGGATGGCCTTTTTTCCGCCGTCTTCCCTCTACGATGAGGTTATGGAGCTCATTTACCCTTTCCTTGACTCCATGGAGAGAAGGGTTGTCCAGCTGATGGAGCAGTCGAAAAGGGACGGGACGGTGCACATCGTTCCATCCGAAGATGCGGCTCTTGCATATATGACGCTGACGGACGGCATCCTTGTAGAAATGGTGTATGGCGGGCTCCCGGGCGCGCAGCGAAGACTGAAAGCATCCTGGCCTATCTACTGGGCCGGCATTCAAGCATCTGATGCCCGGAAAGGATTATAA
- a CDS encoding multidrug efflux SMR transporter, whose translation MNRHWLFVILGGVVEVLWVSGLKHSSSILEWILTAVAIIISFFLIVEASKHLPVGTVYAVFTGLGTAGTVVTEMLVFGEPFRWSKTLLILLLLAGVVGLKMITSDEGSKKGADV comes from the coding sequence ATGAATCGGCATTGGTTATTTGTTATTTTAGGCGGTGTTGTGGAGGTGCTGTGGGTATCTGGCCTCAAGCATTCAAGCAGCATCCTGGAATGGATTTTGACGGCAGTCGCCATTATCATAAGCTTCTTTCTCATTGTTGAAGCGTCGAAGCATTTACCTGTGGGTACTGTTTATGCAGTCTTCACAGGCCTTGGGACGGCAGGTACGGTCGTGACCGAAATGCTCGTCTTCGGTGAGCCGTTCCGCTGGTCGAAAACGCTGCTTATTCTTTTGCTGCTGGCAGGTGTCGTCGGATTGAAGATGATTACCAGCGATGAAGGCAGTAAGAAAGGAGCGGATGTGTGA
- a CDS encoding multidrug efflux SMR transporter — translation MAWVAIVLAGLCEIFGVIGMKGVTQKKGWSSYALMFASFAGSFLLLSYAMNTLPMGTAYAVWTGIGTVGSTIVGMFIFGEPKEWRRILFIAMILGSAVGLKLIS, via the coding sequence ATGGCTTGGGTAGCAATTGTGCTTGCAGGATTATGTGAAATTTTTGGGGTTATTGGGATGAAGGGCGTGACGCAGAAGAAGGGCTGGTCTTCTTATGCACTCATGTTTGCCTCCTTTGCCGGCAGCTTCCTGCTCCTCTCCTACGCGATGAATACGCTCCCGATGGGCACGGCTTATGCGGTATGGACCGGAATTGGAACGGTGGGCAGCACGATTGTCGGCATGTTTATATTCGGAGAGCCAAAGGAATGGCGGCGCATCCTGTTTATTGCCATGATTCTCGGTTCGGCCGTGGGACTTAAATTAATTTCTTAA
- a CDS encoding carboxymuconolactone decarboxylase family protein, protein MNVRLNYRTASPHVFQAMMNLQKADSSSAIDPVLHELIKIRVSQINGCAFCLDMHAKDLLKLGDYQEHILLLSVWREAPIYTEAERAALELAEAVTRISEKGVPDAVYERAREYFDEKEFMELILAINTINSWNRNAISTGMFPGCFA, encoded by the coding sequence ATGAATGTAAGATTAAATTACCGGACTGCAAGTCCGCATGTATTTCAGGCGATGATGAATTTGCAGAAAGCCGATTCGAGCAGTGCGATCGATCCTGTGCTGCATGAGCTGATTAAGATCCGTGTATCCCAAATCAACGGATGCGCATTTTGCCTCGATATGCACGCCAAGGATCTGCTGAAGCTCGGGGATTATCAGGAGCACATCCTGCTGCTGAGCGTTTGGCGGGAAGCTCCGATATACACAGAAGCTGAGCGGGCGGCTCTGGAGCTGGCTGAAGCTGTAACACGGATTTCCGAAAAGGGCGTACCGGACGCAGTATATGAGCGCGCTCGGGAATATTTTGATGAAAAAGAATTCATGGAGCTCATCTTAGCCATCAATACAATCAACAGCTGGAACCGGAACGCGATATCAACAGGCATGTTCCCGGGATGCTTTGCCTGA